The DNA segment CGGATGACAATCTTCAATAACGACGGGTCTTTAGCGGAAATGTGTGGCAGCGCTCTGCGCTGTGTGTCTTCTCTGATGATGCAAAAAACCGGTAATTGCGACTTGGATATCCTTACCGATTCCGGATTAAAGCATGCCCGGCGAGATGGGGAGAAGGTTACGGTGAATCTGGGTAAAGCCAGGCTACTACGCAAGGGCTATCCAGTGGAGCAATTTACCGGTGACCTTGTGAACATCGGTAATCCGCATTATGTGGTGTTTGTAGATAGCCTGGAGGACGATCCTCATCTGAAATATGGCACTATACTGGAAAACCATCCTGCCTTCGAAAAGCCCGTAAATGCTCATTTTATCAAGGTGTGCAACCGAGCCAGAATTCAGATGAAGATATGGGAACATGCCTGCGGACCTACTTTGGCATGTGGAACCGGAGCCGCATCCTCGGTTTTTGCTGGCATCCAGCGCGGTATTCTCGATAGCAAAGTGGATGTGGAAGTTCCGGGCGGTGAGCTGCAGATTGATTACCTTTGTGACGGCAGCCTCCTGCTTTCCGGTACGGTTGCGGAGTCCTTTCGGGGAAGCTATCCATGGAAAATCTAGGCAAGTA comes from the Candidatus Cloacimonadota bacterium genome and includes:
- the dapF gene encoding diaminopimelate epimerase, with protein sequence MLIPFIKMQAQGNDFVVLDVFEQSLSEVDFHALAIAVCERHFGVGADGLVLMSPCLEADARMTIFNNDGSLAEMCGSALRCVSSLMMQKTGNCDLDILTDSGLKHARRDGEKVTVNLGKARLLRKGYPVEQFTGDLVNIGNPHYVVFVDSLEDDPHLKYGTILENHPAFEKPVNAHFIKVCNRARIQMKIWEHACGPTLACGTGAASSVFAGIQRGILDSKVDVEVPGGELQIDYLCDGSLLLSGTVAESFRGSYPWKI